A single region of the bacterium genome encodes:
- a CDS encoding DUF4105 domain-containing protein — MPRWLNRLGSVLFRFCLLLMAVWAMLALLYSDLPGVEKAACVAIFGVMSLFAFVGKYSDYRTRLGFIVLFSIVFGWWLLLRPSNHRNWQRDVAILPSAEVNGRIITIHNIRNCDYRTETDYTTHYYDKTFDVTNIQSLDLFLIYWGSPYIAHSILSFNFNEENPISISIETRKEVGEEYSTVKGFFRQYESIYVVADERDLIGLRTNYRGEQVYLYRLNATPDFIQKVFLDFVATINSLNVSPAWYNALTGNCTTGIRSHIVRYNEDSFFDWRVVVNGFADEMLYERKRIDTSMPFPELKKISLINERAKGIDKSPDFSRMIRVGLPNMKQDTTIQ, encoded by the coding sequence GTGCCACGATGGTTGAATAGACTTGGCAGTGTTCTGTTCCGATTCTGTTTACTCCTGATGGCAGTCTGGGCGATGCTGGCTTTACTGTATTCCGATCTGCCGGGAGTTGAGAAAGCAGCTTGTGTTGCAATTTTTGGAGTTATGAGCTTATTCGCGTTCGTGGGTAAGTACAGCGATTATCGCACACGATTGGGCTTTATCGTTTTGTTTTCGATTGTGTTCGGTTGGTGGTTGCTGTTGCGACCGTCCAACCACCGAAATTGGCAGCGGGATGTAGCAATACTTCCATCAGCGGAAGTGAACGGCAGAATTATCACCATACATAACATTCGAAATTGCGATTATCGAACTGAAACTGATTACACCACTCATTACTACGATAAGACTTTCGATGTAACCAACATTCAATCGCTTGACCTCTTCTTGATCTACTGGGGTTCTCCCTATATCGCTCACTCGATCCTAAGTTTTAATTTTAACGAAGAAAATCCTATTAGTATCTCAATCGAGACCCGCAAAGAGGTTGGAGAAGAGTATTCAACCGTGAAGGGTTTTTTTCGGCAGTATGAGTCGATTTATGTTGTCGCCGACGAGCGTGACCTTATTGGATTGCGGACGAATTACCGTGGTGAACAAGTATATTTGTATCGTCTAAATGCCACCCCCGACTTTATCCAAAAGGTCTTCCTCGATTTTGTTGCAACCATAAATTCTTTGAATGTGTCGCCAGCATGGTACAATGCATTAACCGGAAATTGTACTACCGGAATCCGCAGTCACATTGTCCGATATAACGAGGACTCATTTTTCGATTGGCGAGTGGTTGTGAACGGTTTTGCCGATGAGATGCTGTATGAGCGAAAACGGATCGATACCAGTATGCCGTTCCCGGAACTGAAAAAGATAAGTCTGATCAATGAACGGGCAAAGGGGATAGATAAATCTCCGGACTTCTCCCGAATGATTCGAGTAGGATTACCGAACATGAAGCAAGACACAACAATCCAGTAG
- a CDS encoding MFS transporter codes for MTDDTTSNTRKVLHNPSFLRLWLGRIGISFAYQMEGVAVGWQMYALTDSTFYLGLVGLAQFLPMVALTLVVGQVVDRFDRRRILQVCTLIEAGCVGALALGSYQGWLTAHWLLLIVALIGASHAFEGPSLQSLLPSIIPRELFPTAAAISTSAMQTSSIIGPAIGGFLYTINASVVYTVSAGCFLFASIMVLRIRYDRSSTIKEPVNRKSIFAGLHFIWSKPLVLGAISLDLFAVLLGGATALLPVFAKDILHTGPMGLGLLRSAPAIGALITSIYLARHPIQHHVGKVMFNAVFVFGLATILFGVSTSFYLSLFALLVLGGSDIISVVIRHTLVQLGTPDEMRGRVSAVNSLFIGTSNQLGEFESGLTASLFGVVPAVVLGGLGTIAVVFVWMKLFPTLKNADTIT; via the coding sequence ATGACCGATGATACAACATCGAACACTCGAAAAGTGCTACACAATCCATCCTTCTTACGCCTCTGGTTGGGAAGGATTGGTATTTCGTTTGCCTACCAGATGGAAGGCGTCGCGGTTGGTTGGCAAATGTATGCGCTCACTGACAGCACGTTCTATCTCGGTTTAGTCGGTTTAGCACAATTCTTACCGATGGTTGCCTTGACGCTTGTTGTCGGACAGGTCGTAGATCGCTTCGACCGCCGGAGAATACTACAAGTCTGTACTCTCATCGAAGCGGGGTGTGTCGGAGCATTAGCTCTGGGCAGCTATCAAGGGTGGTTGACAGCCCATTGGTTGTTGCTTATAGTTGCTCTGATTGGAGCATCCCATGCTTTTGAAGGGCCATCGCTTCAATCGCTTCTGCCCAGTATAATTCCACGGGAGCTATTCCCAACTGCGGCAGCAATTTCTACTTCCGCAATGCAGACATCAAGCATTATCGGGCCCGCAATCGGCGGTTTCCTTTACACAATAAATGCATCTGTGGTTTACACAGTTTCAGCGGGTTGTTTTTTGTTTGCCAGTATCATGGTGCTGAGGATTCGCTATGATCGATCTTCCACAATAAAAGAGCCGGTGAATAGAAAGTCGATCTTCGCCGGACTACATTTCATTTGGAGTAAACCACTCGTACTCGGAGCCATCTCACTCGATTTATTTGCTGTATTACTGGGAGGTGCTACAGCTTTACTACCTGTGTTTGCGAAGGATATTTTGCATACCGGGCCAATGGGATTAGGATTACTCCGCTCCGCGCCTGCGATAGGCGCACTTATTACATCAATCTACTTAGCGCGACATCCAATACAACATCACGTTGGGAAAGTTATGTTCAATGCGGTGTTTGTGTTTGGGTTGGCGACAATTCTGTTCGGCGTATCTACCTCGTTTTATCTCTCACTATTTGCATTACTGGTATTAGGGGGATCGGATATAATCAGCGTTGTTATCCGACATACACTGGTACAACTGGGAACACCCGATGAAATGAGAGGACGTGTTAGTGCGGTTAATTCGCTCTTTATCGGAACCTCCAATCAGCTTGGTGAATTTGAGTCAGGTCTTACTGCATCTTTGTTTGGGGTAGTACCAGCAGTAGTGTTAGGAGGGCTCGGTACAATCGCAGTCGTGTTTGTATGGATGAAACTATTTCCCACGTTGAAAAACGCTGATACGATTACATAG
- a CDS encoding RNA-binding protein → MVNIYVGNLGYDVTESDLRSMFEAHGKVDRASLVMDRMTNRSKGFGFIEMPNDKEGRAAINSLNDTESQGRKMVVNEAKPKEDRPARRDRY, encoded by the coding sequence ATGGTAAATATCTACGTAGGAAATCTCGGTTACGATGTAACTGAGAGCGATCTCAGATCGATGTTTGAAGCACACGGAAAAGTTGATCGCGCCAGTTTAGTTATGGATCGCATGACAAATCGCAGCAAGGGCTTTGGATTTATCGAAATGCCCAATGACAAGGAAGGCCGCGCAGCCATCAACTCGTTAAACGACACCGAGTCGCAAGGCCGGAAAATGGTCGTCAACGAAGCAAAACCGAAAGAAGATCGTCCCGCCCGTCGCGACCGATACTAA
- a CDS encoding VOC family protein: MELGNFSISLAVTDIAASKRFYEKFGFVEFAGDITQKWLIMKNGDHVIGLFQGMFEKNTLTFNPGWDVNAQKLASFTDIRELQRQLKAQGIQFMQEADESTTGPASFVVNDPDGNPILFDQHV, translated from the coding sequence ATGGAGTTGGGAAATTTTTCGATCAGCTTAGCGGTAACGGATATCGCAGCATCCAAGCGGTTCTACGAAAAGTTCGGTTTTGTCGAGTTCGCCGGTGACATAACACAGAAATGGCTGATCATGAAGAACGGCGATCATGTGATTGGGCTCTTTCAAGGGATGTTTGAGAAGAATACTCTCACCTTCAATCCCGGTTGGGATGTCAATGCGCAAAAGCTTGCATCCTTCACTGACATCCGTGAATTGCAACGCCAGTTGAAAGCGCAGGGAATACAATTCATGCAGGAAGCGGATGAAAGTACCACCGGTCCTGCCAGTTTCGTAGTTAACGATCCCGATGGAAACCCAATCTTGTTCGACCAGCATGTTTAA